taagcagaatcgttttatttttgttctgaattgttagtttggtaatttatttgtgattttagatAGGAAACATTGACcgaaatcgggtttagggttttattttaaatattttacaaaacataggatccaaaaagtaatttgtcaaaacacaggatccaaaaatatataaactttttaTTTCATGATACAAGTATGAAAATCAAACCACCGAGTATTCTCATTCGTATTCTTCTTCCATATGCACAGCCTTTTTTTCTGCCAGTTGCAATGCATGTTCTCTTGGCGGCTTTAAGAGAGTGGAGAAGATACAAGCAAGAAAGCAAGAAGTACTTGGCATGGAAGAACAAATCAAAGTAAACAAAGCATCTTAAATGGCCTCAATTTATTCTTCTTGACTCTTCGTCTCCAAAGGCATTTTAGCCCAAATGATGAATTAATGTAATATTTCATTCATTAGATTCCCTTTAGAATTTTGATACTTATGTTTGTGTAGATTAGAAGAGAATGCTAACTTCACAATTGTGCCAATTGATTTGTTAGTTACGAGCCAGCATTCATTTTATACGTATTTGGGATTTTGAGTAAACCAATAATTTGTCTAATATGAATCAAAGCACAAGATTTGCGATTTCATGTTTGCTTCACGAGTTTGCATATAGAGAATTCGGTGAGAACTATTTTTCTCAAGTGATTTTGCATTTAACCTACTTTTAATACTTTTTAAGTTCGGTTTCCATCCTCGAAATTATTAAAAAACACAATTCATTTGTTTGTTATTTCATTTTCATTGAATTATTATAAGTTTCTTGTCATTAAGCTTAGCTTTGTACCAAGGTTTCAGACGAAAAAGAAATAGGATTTTTATCTGAATACTATCTATTAACCAATTTATGGAAATTTATTTTATGCTAATTGAATGTCATTATAAGTGCATTTAACAAGCGTTTCTTTCTTCCAATCTTTTAAATCATTCAACCATTCTAATAGGATCTTTATCTGAATGCTATCTATTAACCAGTTTTATGGAAATTTATTTTCTGCTAATTGAATATTGTTATAAGTGCATTTAACAAGCATTTCTCTTTTCCAATCTTTTAAATCCTTCAACCATTCTAATAGGATCTTTTATTGAACGCTATCTATTAACCAGTTTTATGGAAATTTATTTTCTGCTAATTGAATACCTTTATAAGTGTATTTAAAAGCATTTTTCTTTTCCAATCTTTTAAATCCTTCAACCATTCTTCTACTGATATTTTTAACTATTATCAATGAGGGTAGTATAATATATTTTCTcataattgattttttattttgccCAAGCCtacttttaatatatatttttttttgtaaaattatctaaatttaaaattagactaatTGTCTAAATTGCCAACTAGCTCTCTAAATTATGACTCATATTTTAACAAATTCATTTATAAAcactatattttgtaaaataatttaaataaatctccaaactcaattttaataaataaaaaattaaatataacacaGTTCTATTCatgattttattttgtttctgaAATATCAGTttagtaaattatttataattttaattgagaaccattttacaaaacataagatcCAATAAATAATTTGTTAGTAATAAGATATAACACAAGGTATAAAAATAGATCATTTTGCCTGGGACCCTTCATAATAATATTTTGATATGCTGAATACGAGGAAAAGGGTATACACAGGCAAAGACAATAATATATGACACAAATAAAGtgacaaaattaatatttctactCATTCCAATGTACTAAATTGTAACGACCATTGGGGTTTGATGCCAATTACGAACTCCTAAGAGCCAATTTAATCAATACAACCAAGGTCTGCTGAAGAAGAAAAGAAGCTAAACTGAAAGCTGATCTTAATCAATACAAACACAAACATCTCAAGTGCATCTGCCATATAAAAAATCCATGACAAGATCGAGCTACAAAACATATACCACTTCCAAAAGTCATCCTCTTGATTCCAAAGCTAGAAGTATCTTCTTTCTTGGGCCCTGTTGTACAAACAAGTGTGTTATAGGCAAAAGAAATAAAACTAAACTTGGAATAAAGACACAAAGTACTGACAGGTCAATAGAACACAATAAAGCATTAACTAAGACCGGACATTAGTTAATGGTTTGCTTTACAACAACTCGAAGATAAGTTCATATAAAACCAGAGCAAAAAATCGTTACTACTTCACATTGGGGTTAGAAACACTAAACGAAGATGAGTTTACAAGTATAAGCATGGTATGCTTTCCAATCTATATGGACTCAATTGTTTTTATGTTCAGGACACAATACATATCATATGATCTTTCAACCCACACAGGAAATAACCCAAAGCAACGTGAACATAGTACTttcttaaatataaaaataaaagtaaaaattcaatAAGGCATATTAGAGCTGGAAGTTTCAGTTAATTTACCATTGGTATTCCTATGGCCTTTAGGTCTTCATCAGTCATGTGTGTAAGAGCTGTCATATCAACCTACATAAACAACACCAATTAAATGATAAACATAGAATTTTCATCAAAGCCGTGATGTAAAATGAAAGATTAGTCTAGACATACTTCCTCTGCTTGAAATGTAATGGAATATTTCTCAAGACCTAAGGAGTGCAGAAACTCATCCACTGATGTACTTCCCTGGACCAAATGAGTAATCAATCAGAAATAATAATTACAGTCAGTTATGTTGTGTTTTGGATCATTACTTTGttcatttatcaatttttttatagTAGTCTATTTAGCATATAACGAGACTATGTTGTATTGTGATTACTGCTTGTCAATAAACTAAGCTAAAACTATACATAGTAAAAAAGAATTGATCCATGCCTTTTGTGGCGCCTTCTTCTTAGCAGCTGAATTGGCAACCTTTCTATTCTCCGGTGCAGATGCTTGAACGATGGTGACACTTTTCCTGGCTGGCTTGGCGGACTCCAGTCTAGGCTTAGGTGGATCATAATTCACAGGTTGTGGATGCATACTACCGGATAGCCTTTCACGGAGATCTCTCACGCCTGAATGAGACCCTCTTCCACTTACAGAAGCTTGTTGATTTTTCCTTTGGAGCTTCAAACGAAGATCTCGGGAATCAATTTTGTTATCTTCACAAGCCATTAACACATAGTCAAACTCAAAACAACATAAGATACATACTGAAAACCAACAATAGACAGTAATTAGTTTTCAGTAGCATGTGATGGTATTTTAGCCCATACTTGAAACTTGAGGTTCATTATCATCATAAAGATCATGTTCCCATTTGTCATCTTGCCTCTGCCTGGAAAGAGAATAACATTATACTCAGTTAGAATATACTTCCAAAACTCAATACCTAAAATAGCTAAACATTAACAACTGGGAATTTTTCCAAAAGTTCTACTGAAACCCCACTATCCAATAGCCAAGAGTACAAAATAAAACTCAGCAAAATATCAAATGCAAATAAACAAGCATTTCAAGGCAATTAGGACTCCGATATTCACGGTCTAATTGGCTCGAATAGAACAATTTGATATGAAATCTAGTGTAAAATTAACAGCATTATCATAATGATACAActttttcttatgtttttgtgTAAAAATTATATTAACTTGAAATCTAGTGTCATTTGCTCGGACAGAAAACCCTACCTTTTACCGGTGACTTGACGGCGTCGAGTAAAGTCATCTCTAAAGCTACCATTAAGACGGTCCTTTATCGATCTCCTGTTCTCAGCGTCCTCTCGATCAGCATACATCTCAATTAATATCTAACGAAACACCCAAACCCCCAAAAACCCTAATTCCAAAAGATCAAGTGAGGGAAAAAAATATCAGAAAACCAATCGTTCTGGGGGTGCGGAACTTGGTAATTCGCAGCAGCAAAAGATTGAAAATCAAAAACCCTAATTTTGAAATCACTGAAAGAACTATGCAAAGAAAGAGAAAGAGGAAGGAACCCAACTGCGCTGATGTACTGCTAAGCTGATAGAAGAGGCTTCTGGTTTGCAATGAGGAGTGGAGAACCCACCTTCTTCTGCTAtgagattttagagagagaaagaacgaggagagagagagagatgacgaAGGTGGAAATAGGCAGAGATATGTgggatctctctctctctctttctctctctcaaagTTGATAAAAAGACGAAACGCACCGTATTGGTCGAAGTAGAAGATTAAGCGCGCCTTTACTTTTTCTAATGTATCTTCGGAAGTAAAACGGTGTAGTTTTCACGCGCCGTTATTTCAcatgaaaattaattaattagttaagaaGTTATTATTTATTAGGAATAGTTTTTAAAAGGATTATTTATTAGAATTTCTTTGTGGACACTatcgaattttttttttttttaagattgtgtACATTGTTGTTATTTAGAATATattgtaaatttttagaaaattcttaaTAATTACAGTGAcgaaaataaggttcaaacaaattattttttactcGCATAAAAAAAAAGTCACGTGTGTAATAAACTATTTGAACTGTGTTTTttacactgtaaattattctaaatttctcaaaaatttgcATAATGCTTTAGATCCCTATAATATGCACGACCTTAAAAAAATcatgttgaaaatatttaaataactacaatatacctcattataaaaaaaatttatatcgAAAATCCTTCTCGAGCCAAAATCTAGAAAGAGATACACCAATATGCTTTTTTTTGGAGTGTTTCAGAGAACTATCCTTTCTTTAAGCTTAGCTATTAGTTTAAGCTCATTTTTTAACTCTTCCACTCCTTGTTTGGAACTCTTTGAAATCCTTTTCACATCAATTTCTTGACCATCACCTAAAGTTCCCTAAACAAACATTTGAAGCCTATTCACTCAGCCAGCGACAAAGTACAATagggacaaaaaaaaaaaattgatgttataaaaaatattaagaaattcTCTTATAAAAGGGGTTACTGGTGTACTATTTGTGCTTTTAGTATGTAGATAGTTAGaattttaattgtttttatatgattgtatatattgtagttataacaTACATTACACAAATTTtcgaaaaattatgaataatttaaggTACTGGAAACAAGTTTCAAACATTTATGTTAAcacatgtgttttttttttatacacgAGTGCAACAAAATATTTGAACTGTAATTTCGACACCATAAATAATtcaaacttttcaaaaaaaaaaaaaaaatttataaatttagtataattatttcctaaaaaaataagtcattagaaattaaatgtaaataaatattaaaaatgaaGAAGCACTAAATAAGAAGAAACaacaaaattatgtgatattttgttttttattttgaactgTCTCATAATTTAATTTTATACCAACATATAACAATATTAGTTTATAAAGTTTTTGTTTGTATACCAAAAATCAAAATACTTACATATATGTattgtacatatatataaaaaattaatttatatgcAAAGTATACAAAATTGTTTATTTGACCCACTATAATTTTTGTGTATGTTTTAAAATGGGTTCAAATCccactttaataaaaaaaaaaattataagaacaTGCCCCCACATGCCTCCACCTCCCTCCGTCATTAATATTATtagaaattataaaaaattatgataaaaaaacatatatatatatatttatataaatttttggtTGCCTTAAAGACAGGAACAAAACCACCCTTGGCCAATTTGATTTTGAGTAGAAAAGTCTAAAGTAGCATAgcaaaatcaaatattttcacaTGACCATTACTACCTTCCTTCCCATTGTTTTGGCCAATTACCTCAGCAGGAGTAGTTGTCATCTCTTTGAGTATTGAttgttctttatttttccttgTTTAGAATTAAAATTAGAGATAATGATCGTAAAACTAATCAAGAAGATACAAATCTTGCAGTTAAAttcttatatataaaaattttgaCAGTAAAACTACTAAAGTAGTCAATTACAATTCTTGCTGTTAAATAcccatataaatttttttacagCAAAATTGTTTAAGTAGTAGATTTTCTTGTACTTAACCCCTGCCGTTAAGTCAATTGTTAAAATTAATCTATAAGACACATGACAGCCTCCAATTCATCTAAAAtattcagaagaaaaaaaattatcttctcctaaaagtttgattttaaaataaataagcgATTAATTATGATTGGAAATTAAGCAATATACATAATAATATTGGCATTCTATAGAAAATGTTAAAGTCATGAACATTAATCACAATCCTTACACATCTTTGAGTACTCAATTCACTTAGAACCTACTCTCATCACAGTCTCAACCTAAGACAATCTTCTCCTCTTTTGGGAGGCTAAAGACACCAAAGAAGGGGTTGGTAATGGCAGACTTCAATTCAGAGCCAGCTGAGTTCAACACTGCCATGTTCACATTTTCTCTAGGAAGATACAAAAACTCCTCTCCTTCTTCTCTTCTCTCAAATCCACACAGCTCAAGAAACTCGACACCACCTTTCACACTCCCAACTCTCTCCTGCTCGAACAAATAATTATTACAAACCCACATGAAAATCAATGCAGATATTTTAGAGTAATCGGTGAAAATAATCTATTTTTTGGAGTTATTTTGCACTTTGACCTAGTTtcgataattttttacaaaatgaccTCTGTCTAAAATTTCGACCAGCTGTCTAAAAATTTCGACTAGCTGTCTGAAAATTTCGACCACGTGTCTCGAGTGTCGGAGGTCATTTAGCAAAACATTATCAAAACTAGGTCAAAGTGCAAAATGACTTCAAAAAATATGTCATCTTGCCAAGAGACCAATATTCAATGataataacatattttataattattttgcaCTTTGACCcagttttgatatttttttgcaaaatgatctCTGTCTAAAATTTCGATCACCTGTCTAAAAATTTCAATCACGTGTCACGAGTGTCAAATACCATTTTGCAAAACATTATCAAAACTAGACCAAAGTgtaaaattactttaaaaaacGGACCATTTTGCCAATGGACCTaatattcaataataataataataataacatcttTTATGTGGTAGATTGATTTACCTTGAATATAGGGTTACTCATTCTTATCTTCCTGAACTTTTCTTGGTCAGGATTCCTTGCAACATTTCCAACATAAGTCAACAAAGTTTGGAAGGCTTTTCTAACTTTGGCTTCATTATTCTACACAAATAGACCCAACAAAATTCAATTATAACACCATTACCATTGTGTAATGTTTTCTATCATAGTTTGAAAATTAATGCTATAAAAAGATATACCATGTGGTTGTGCTTGAGAGACCTTAAACACTCACTCATGAGCTCAGCCCTTGAAACAGACACAGCAGGAACTGAAATAATCTGAATCTCAAAGAAGATTTCAAAATCCATCAATTATGGTTTAACATTTTTCATTATGTtatttgaaattaaatgttaaaactAGTGATATACCTGTTTTTGTTGTACCACAGGTATAGAATGTTTTGTTGGGCTCTTTAGTGGCATTTGAAGCTTACTACTTCTTTCCAACTAAAACCACATACAAAtgagtgtttatatatatatatatatatatatatatataggtaggGTAAGATTACGGTGATGACAGCGTTTTGTCAATATTAGTGTTGACAAAATTTGATTTCGGCACGTGGATAGTTATAAATTC
The genomic region above belongs to Humulus lupulus chromosome 1, drHumLupu1.1, whole genome shotgun sequence and contains:
- the LOC133782744 gene encoding uncharacterized protein LOC133782744, with the translated sequence MYADREDAENRRSIKDRLNGSFRDDFTRRRQVTGKRQRQDDKWEHDLYDDNEPQVSNNKIDSRDLRLKLQRKNQQASVSGRGSHSGVRDLRERLSGSMHPQPVNYDPPKPRLESAKPARKSVTIVQASAPENRKVANSAAKKKAPQKGSTSVDEFLHSLGLEKYSITFQAEEVDMTALTHMTDEDLKAIGIPMGPRKKILLALESRG
- the LOC133782759 gene encoding uncharacterized protein LOC133782759 — its product is MAVPKVNESFLGELEAMGFPLAQATRALHYSGNSSIEDAVNWIVDHENDPDIDQMPLISADIDIGIDSTEQFNLTEEMKRKAQELRDRARKNNEEEEKRLKREGEKERIRSGKELMEAKRALEENERKRYLALKQSEKEEEKKAKEKIRWKLEQDKLERSSKLQMPLKSPTKHSIPVVQQKQIISVPAVSVSRAELMSECLRSLKHNHMNNEAKVRKAFQTLLTYVGNVARNPDQEKFRKIRMSNPIFKERVGSVKGGVEFLELCGFERREEGEEFLYLPRENVNMAVLNSAGSELKSAITNPFFGVFSLPKEEKIVLG